A single genomic interval of Malania oleifera isolate guangnan ecotype guangnan chromosome 13, ASM2987363v1, whole genome shotgun sequence harbors:
- the LOC131145505 gene encoding BAG family molecular chaperone regulator 1 isoform X1, with product MMRMKTKTKTSGFNGGSANGGGDRGGPTADWELRPGGMLVQRRTPDSDHISAPVPMFRVRVKYRSVYHEINISSQATFGELKKMLTGPTGLHHQDQKLLFKDKERDSNAFLDMSGVKDRSKIVLLEDPISQEKRYLEMRRNAKMERASKSISEISLEVDKLAGQVSALESMISKGGKVAETDVFSLIELLMNQLLKLDGIIADGDVKLQRKMQVFEIFFHGFAESSFPITHCSFVYVLESEGLISHSMFFEKFILKVRRVQKYVETLDMLKIKNSLHSSNGDQTPMQHQQKYSNGQRPPPIQQQQPRRSAGNLAAQMQQMQLHPPELASGRSTSGAVVVTTQWETFDSTPALLPVSSPSTSTSASINQAAPKFNWEFFD from the exons ATGATGCGAATGAAGACCAAAACCAAAACCTCGGGGTTTAATGGCGGCTCGGCCAATGGTGGGGGAGACCGAGGAGGGCCTACGGCGGATTGGGAGCTTAGACCGGGAGGAATGCTGGTCCAACGGCGAACCCCTGATTCCGATCACATCTCCGCGCCGGTTCCGATGTTCAGAGTGAGGGTTAAATACCGCTCCGTTTACCACGAAATCAATATAAGCTCTCAAGCCACTTTCG GGGAGTTGAAGAAGATGTTGACAGGGCCAACGGGATTGCATCATCAAGATCAGAAGCTGTTGTTCAAAGATAAGGAGCGGGATTCAAATGCTTTTCTTGACATGTCGGGTGTTAAGGACCGATCGAAGATCGTGTTGCTTGAAGACCCGATTAGCCAGGAGAAACGCTATCTCGAGATGCGGCGCAATGCGAAGATGGAGAGGGCTTCGAAATCCATTTCGGAGATCAGCTTAGAGGTCGACAAGCTCGCCGGCCAG GTCTCGGCTCTTGAATCAATGATATCTAAGGGTGGGAAAGTTGCAGAAACAGATGTGTTTAGTTTGATAGAGTTGTTGATGAATCAACTTCTTAAATTGGATGGAATTATAGCCGATGGAGATGTTAAATTACAGAGGAAAATGCAGGTATTTGAAATCTTTTTCCATGGATTTGCTGAATCCAGTTTTCCAATCACACATTGTAGTTTTGTGTATGTTTTGGAGTCTGAGGGTTTGATTTCTCATTcaatgttttttgaaaaattcatcTTGAAGGTGAGAAGAGTACAGAAGTATGTTGAAACTTTGGATATGTTGAAGATTAAAAACTCCCTGCACAGTAGCAATGGTGATCAAACTCCAATGCAGCATCAACAGAAGTATTCAAATGGACAAAGACCACCGCCAATTCAACAGCAGCAACCTAGACGATCTGCGGGTAACTTGGCTGCACAAATGCAGCAGATGCAGCTGCACCCGCCAGAACTGGCCTCTGGTCGATCCACTTCGGGGGCAGTGGTCGTGACCACACAATGGGAAACTTTCGATTCTACTCCAGCGCTGCTGCCAGTCTCTTCGCCCTCCACATCCACATCGGCCAGTATTAATCAGGCCGCGCCAAAGTTCAATTGGGAATTCTTCGATTAA
- the LOC131145505 gene encoding BAG family molecular chaperone regulator 1 isoform X2, translated as MMRMKTKTKTSGFNGGSANGGGDRGGPTADWELRPGGMLVQRRTPDSDHISAPVPMFRVRVKYRSVYHEINISSQATFGELKKMLTGPTGLHHQDQKLLFKDKERDSNAFLDMSGVKDRSKIVLLEDPISQEKRYLEMRRNAKMERASKSISEISLEVDKLAGQVSALESMISKGGKVAETDVFSLIELLMNQLLKLDGIIADGDVKLQRKMQVRRVQKYVETLDMLKIKNSLHSSNGDQTPMQHQQKYSNGQRPPPIQQQQPRRSAGNLAAQMQQMQLHPPELASGRSTSGAVVVTTQWETFDSTPALLPVSSPSTSTSASINQAAPKFNWEFFD; from the exons ATGATGCGAATGAAGACCAAAACCAAAACCTCGGGGTTTAATGGCGGCTCGGCCAATGGTGGGGGAGACCGAGGAGGGCCTACGGCGGATTGGGAGCTTAGACCGGGAGGAATGCTGGTCCAACGGCGAACCCCTGATTCCGATCACATCTCCGCGCCGGTTCCGATGTTCAGAGTGAGGGTTAAATACCGCTCCGTTTACCACGAAATCAATATAAGCTCTCAAGCCACTTTCG GGGAGTTGAAGAAGATGTTGACAGGGCCAACGGGATTGCATCATCAAGATCAGAAGCTGTTGTTCAAAGATAAGGAGCGGGATTCAAATGCTTTTCTTGACATGTCGGGTGTTAAGGACCGATCGAAGATCGTGTTGCTTGAAGACCCGATTAGCCAGGAGAAACGCTATCTCGAGATGCGGCGCAATGCGAAGATGGAGAGGGCTTCGAAATCCATTTCGGAGATCAGCTTAGAGGTCGACAAGCTCGCCGGCCAG GTCTCGGCTCTTGAATCAATGATATCTAAGGGTGGGAAAGTTGCAGAAACAGATGTGTTTAGTTTGATAGAGTTGTTGATGAATCAACTTCTTAAATTGGATGGAATTATAGCCGATGGAGATGTTAAATTACAGAGGAAAATGCAG GTGAGAAGAGTACAGAAGTATGTTGAAACTTTGGATATGTTGAAGATTAAAAACTCCCTGCACAGTAGCAATGGTGATCAAACTCCAATGCAGCATCAACAGAAGTATTCAAATGGACAAAGACCACCGCCAATTCAACAGCAGCAACCTAGACGATCTGCGGGTAACTTGGCTGCACAAATGCAGCAGATGCAGCTGCACCCGCCAGAACTGGCCTCTGGTCGATCCACTTCGGGGGCAGTGGTCGTGACCACACAATGGGAAACTTTCGATTCTACTCCAGCGCTGCTGCCAGTCTCTTCGCCCTCCACATCCACATCGGCCAGTATTAATCAGGCCGCGCCAAAGTTCAATTGGGAATTCTTCGATTAA